In Pseudofrankia saprophytica, one genomic interval encodes:
- a CDS encoding DNA-processing protein DprA codes for MSTSEERLARVGLALTVGPCTPDAYRAIRAAGPVAAWHGYTARHPAPDPADALRIAQEAGWRPICPGDDEWPTGLSGLDVDGELRAGAVLALWARGPAHLATVTAPGAVAVVGSRVASGYGLHVAGELGGGLADRGRTVIAAAAHGIDTAALTAAARVAPAVVVLASTDELHRHRALLDTVGERGVVVTASVPGQPLSRRRLAARHRLIAGLASGVVLVETARGGKSLAATSAATALGRPVMVVPGPVTSGVSGGCHELLRTNKTARLVTCVEHICTELDTAPTPASVTAPSPGPRPLAPPGDRESPRR; via the coding sequence ATGTCGACGTCCGAGGAGCGGCTGGCCCGGGTGGGGCTGGCTCTCACGGTCGGGCCATGCACGCCCGATGCCTACCGGGCGATCCGGGCCGCCGGGCCGGTCGCCGCGTGGCACGGCTACACCGCCCGCCACCCAGCCCCGGACCCGGCCGATGCCCTGCGGATCGCGCAGGAAGCGGGATGGCGGCCGATCTGCCCCGGCGATGACGAGTGGCCGACGGGCCTTTCAGGCCTCGACGTCGACGGCGAGCTTCGCGCCGGCGCGGTGCTGGCGCTGTGGGCACGCGGCCCGGCGCACCTCGCCACCGTGACCGCGCCGGGCGCGGTCGCCGTCGTCGGTTCCCGGGTGGCGAGCGGCTACGGCCTGCACGTGGCCGGCGAGCTGGGTGGCGGACTTGCCGACCGAGGCCGCACCGTGATCGCCGCTGCCGCGCACGGGATCGACACCGCCGCACTGACCGCCGCCGCCCGCGTCGCCCCAGCGGTGGTGGTGCTGGCCTCGACCGACGAGCTACACCGACACCGAGCCCTGCTGGACACCGTGGGCGAGCGTGGCGTCGTCGTTACGGCATCAGTCCCCGGCCAGCCGCTGTCCCGCCGCCGCCTCGCCGCCCGCCACCGCCTCATCGCCGGCCTGGCCAGCGGCGTCGTCCTCGTCGAGACCGCCCGAGGCGGGAAGTCACTCGCGGCGACCAGCGCCGCCACCGCGCTGGGCCGCCCGGTGATGGTCGTCCCCGGCCCGGTCACCAGCGGCGTGAGCGGCGGCTGCCACGAACTCCTGCGCACCAACAAGACGGCCCGCCTCGTCACCTGCGTCGAGCACATCTGCACCGAACTCGACACCGCTCCCACCCCCGCGTCCGTCACCGCACCGTCTCCCGGACCCCGGCCGCTCGCCCCGCCCGGCGATCGGGAAAGCCCACGCCGATGA
- a CDS encoding DUF3846 domain-containing protein — translation MIEVVVIPADPATPARVESLDADSPVGFQRLVGGNFELVYVDDEVFLFVNDEGLINGLPMNPRVLLLAASLDPDFTEAVLCGDAVVVGPASRTGSTTSAPVWLRDLCAGPARFQIEQQVKRTGAWIPMSLVIGEPFFGLALVARMARRAPNRTVRLTRLGQESPPRNS, via the coding sequence GTGATCGAGGTTGTGGTGATCCCGGCGGATCCGGCCACGCCGGCCCGAGTCGAAAGCCTCGACGCCGACAGTCCGGTCGGCTTCCAGCGGCTCGTCGGCGGGAATTTCGAGCTGGTCTATGTGGACGACGAGGTCTTTCTGTTCGTCAACGACGAAGGGCTGATCAACGGGCTGCCGATGAATCCCCGGGTGCTGCTGCTGGCCGCGTCGCTGGATCCGGACTTCACCGAGGCGGTTCTGTGTGGAGACGCGGTCGTGGTCGGGCCGGCGAGCCGGACCGGGTCCACAACCTCGGCACCGGTCTGGCTTCGGGACCTGTGCGCCGGGCCGGCCCGTTTCCAGATCGAACAGCAGGTGAAGCGCACCGGGGCCTGGATTCCGATGTCCCTCGTGATCGGAGAACCTTTCTTCGGGCTCGCACTGGTCGCCAGGATGGCGCGGCGCGCCCCCAACCGGACGGTCCGCCTCACCCGGCTCGGCCAGGAAAGCCCGCCACGGAACTCCTGA
- a CDS encoding winged helix-turn-helix domain-containing protein, whose protein sequence is MADHDATPAPAAAVPDDLADILEILTTADGPLTVRQLATQAGVSRATASTSLDRLAKIGRAGKAGLDATGPGRPAARWAAITPGTPAGADPADPAADATGDPDGATAPATTPDPTDPDTAPDEAAPGDTAAPDGSDDTTSDEPLADTDSEPALGTAAPQPPASPDADAQPDMATEAEPDRAEPGLPSSADPDEAAGEQSPPPTGDVTVAGIPVQGPVAVCAALTCPLAACPIRTGTGAAPAAPRSRARAAQPPATGPAEQRVNGNGSARMRPGQLAGQVLDYLRANDDVAFTPGEIARELVRSSGAVANALASLAGHGAVTQVSDKPRRYQHLDGAANTTAPAATA, encoded by the coding sequence ATGGCCGACCACGACGCCACCCCCGCGCCCGCCGCCGCCGTGCCCGATGACCTGGCCGACATCCTGGAGATCCTCACGACCGCCGACGGGCCGCTGACCGTCAGGCAGCTAGCCACCCAGGCCGGGGTGTCGCGGGCGACCGCGTCCACGTCCCTGGACCGCCTCGCCAAGATCGGCAGGGCTGGCAAGGCCGGACTGGACGCCACCGGGCCCGGCCGCCCCGCCGCCCGCTGGGCCGCCATCACGCCCGGCACCCCGGCCGGCGCCGACCCCGCCGACCCCGCTGCTGACGCTACCGGCGACCCGGACGGCGCCACCGCGCCCGCCACGACCCCCGACCCGACCGACCCGGACACCGCACCCGATGAGGCCGCGCCGGGCGACACCGCCGCACCGGACGGCTCGGACGACACGACCTCCGACGAGCCGCTCGCCGACACCGACAGCGAGCCTGCGCTGGGCACGGCGGCCCCGCAGCCACCCGCCAGCCCGGACGCCGACGCGCAGCCCGACATGGCAACCGAGGCTGAGCCCGACAGGGCTGAGCCGGGCCTTCCCAGCAGCGCGGACCCGGACGAGGCGGCCGGCGAGCAGAGCCCGCCCCCGACCGGCGACGTCACCGTGGCGGGCATACCTGTGCAGGGCCCGGTGGCGGTGTGTGCGGCGTTGACGTGCCCGCTGGCGGCCTGCCCGATCCGCACCGGCACCGGCGCCGCCCCCGCCGCGCCCCGTTCCCGGGCGCGGGCCGCCCAGCCCCCGGCCACCGGGCCGGCCGAGCAGCGCGTCAACGGCAACGGCTCCGCCCGGATGCGGCCGGGCCAGCTGGCCGGACAGGTCCTGGATTACCTACGCGCCAACGATGACGTCGCGTTCACCCCCGGTGAGATCGCCCGCGAACTTGTCCGGTCCTCGGGCGCGGTCGCCAACGCCCTAGCCAGCCTCGCCGGCCACGGCGCCGTCACCCAGGTCTCCGACAAGCCCCGCCGCTACCAGCACCTCGATGGCGCCGCGAACACCACCGCCCCCGCCGCTACCGCCTAA
- a CDS encoding IS982 family transposase, translated as MTQDLETLLTALYVKIDDRIGGRRRTGRPPTLSDSELVCLAVAQALLGHHSEARWLRYARRHLTGMFPYLPGQSGYNRRLKTALPLVKEAIRAVAVDSDFWFDNHWITDATPVPCGMSRPTVKRSEMAGWAGYGYCASHSRFYWGLKLYLVCTPTGMPVLWALANPKIGEREVLAAMLDHDAALIAERDRILLIADKGFASNDLEAALSEQRIDLLRPHRKDETARNGEPMLKKVRQLIESVNDTLKGQLDLEQHGGRTFEGVAVRVAQRLLAMAAAIWHNNKTAAPVTRSLIAYDH; from the coding sequence GTGACGCAAGACCTGGAAACCCTCCTGACCGCACTCTATGTGAAGATCGACGACCGGATCGGAGGGAGACGACGGACCGGACGGCCACCCACGCTGAGCGACTCCGAACTCGTCTGCCTCGCGGTCGCCCAGGCCCTGCTCGGCCACCACTCCGAGGCCCGCTGGCTGCGCTACGCCCGCAGGCATCTGACCGGGATGTTCCCGTATCTGCCGGGCCAGTCCGGCTACAACCGGCGTCTGAAGACGGCGCTGCCGCTGGTCAAGGAGGCGATCAGGGCGGTCGCGGTCGACAGCGACTTCTGGTTCGACAACCACTGGATCACCGACGCCACCCCCGTCCCGTGCGGGATGTCCCGGCCGACCGTGAAGCGCTCCGAGATGGCCGGCTGGGCCGGCTACGGCTACTGCGCGTCGCACTCCCGGTTCTACTGGGGCCTCAAGCTCTACCTGGTCTGCACCCCGACCGGCATGCCCGTCCTGTGGGCACTGGCCAACCCGAAGATCGGCGAACGGGAGGTGCTCGCCGCGATGCTCGACCACGACGCCGCCCTGATCGCCGAACGAGACCGGATCCTGCTGATCGCGGACAAGGGGTTCGCCTCGAACGACCTCGAGGCGGCACTGTCCGAGCAGCGCATCGACCTGCTCCGTCCGCACCGCAAGGACGAGACGGCGCGCAACGGCGAGCCGATGCTCAAGAAGGTCCGCCAGCTCATCGAGTCGGTCAACGACACCCTCAAGGGCCAACTCGACCTGGAACAACACGGCGGGCGGACCTTCGAGGGCGTCGCGGTCCGCGTCGCCCAGCGCCTACTGGCGATGGCCGCGGCGATCTGGCACAACAACAAGACCGCCGCGCCCGTCACCCGCTCCCTGATCGCCTACGACCACTGA
- a CDS encoding AfsR/SARP family transcriptional regulator has product MRRYYYRSPWSPIICWSLGFGLLKVAAFGRDGARLGLHPSTLGPPPDAITLDLDSRQTSPPADAGTPWLRVTPQQAADLLELTLVQDLHPDPAGIPGAPPGPAPEAPPPRSDPVPPVESARHDPPPAPAPGTARVRFTVFGRPALTLDGRPHSAGLSARSLEIAAYLALHTDGVPGDQLAADLLPDRDPTRARNAVYQDIAKLRSTLRAATGEPGTLYLAGDKKTGYRLDPTHVAVDLWDFDRALAHTGRVRTDADRITALTAAATLITARPFGDAAYEWSAAPAADLEHRALTVLVDLADLHADDHPDHALVHLDRAIALAPQVEDLYVHAMRIHAARGRPDAVRRTFQRLVDALDHLDLGVDPTPEAQQLLARLLRRPRPG; this is encoded by the coding sequence ATGCGCCGTTACTACTACCGCTCGCCGTGGTCGCCGATCATCTGCTGGTCGCTCGGTTTCGGCCTGCTCAAGGTCGCCGCATTCGGCCGCGACGGCGCCCGCCTCGGCCTGCACCCGTCCACCCTCGGCCCGCCCCCCGACGCGATCACCCTCGACCTCGACAGCCGCCAGACCAGCCCACCCGCCGACGCCGGCACGCCGTGGCTACGGGTCACGCCCCAGCAGGCCGCCGACCTGCTGGAGCTGACCCTCGTCCAAGATCTCCACCCCGACCCCGCCGGCATCCCAGGCGCCCCACCCGGCCCCGCACCCGAAGCGCCACCGCCCCGCTCAGACCCGGTCCCGCCGGTCGAGTCTGCCCGGCACGATCCGCCCCCGGCTCCGGCGCCAGGGACAGCGCGGGTGCGGTTCACCGTGTTCGGCAGGCCCGCGCTCACCCTCGACGGCCGGCCCCACAGCGCCGGGCTGTCCGCCCGCAGCCTCGAAATCGCCGCCTACCTCGCTCTGCACACCGACGGCGTGCCCGGCGACCAGCTCGCCGCAGACCTCCTGCCCGACCGCGACCCGACCCGCGCTCGCAACGCCGTCTACCAGGACATCGCGAAACTGCGCTCCACCCTGCGCGCCGCCACCGGCGAGCCGGGCACCCTCTACCTCGCCGGCGACAAGAAAACCGGCTACCGCCTCGACCCGACCCACGTCGCCGTCGACCTATGGGACTTCGACCGTGCCCTCGCCCACACCGGCCGCGTCCGCACCGACGCCGACCGGATCACCGCCCTCACCGCTGCCGCCACCCTCATCACCGCCCGGCCGTTCGGCGACGCCGCCTACGAATGGTCCGCCGCCCCCGCCGCCGACCTCGAACACCGCGCCCTGACCGTGCTCGTCGACCTCGCCGATCTCCACGCCGACGACCACCCCGACCACGCCCTCGTCCACCTCGACCGGGCCATCGCGCTCGCGCCCCAGGTCGAGGACCTCTATGTCCACGCCATGCGTATCCACGCCGCCCGCGGCCGGCCCGACGCTGTGCGGCGCACCTTCCAACGCCTCGTCGACGCCCTCGATCATCTCGACCTCGGCGTCGACCCCACCCCGGAGGCTCAACAGCTGCTTGCCCGGCTGCTGCGTCGCCCGCGCCCAGGCTGA
- a CDS encoding transcriptional regulator gives MSTTSENHAFAREVGIRLRTIRTQQGYSLQKVEALSHGRWKVPAVGSYERGDRMISVQALAGLAAFYGVTVRDLLPGGRPGPLPPRTARLVLNLPALARVPGEDAGPLRRWVAEIQRERGDYAGRVLSIRHDDLRTLATLYDRTPDQLIDTLRRWNALDPMGDVGNPADTA, from the coding sequence ATGTCCACGACCAGCGAGAACCACGCGTTCGCCCGCGAGGTAGGCATCCGACTACGCACCATCCGCACCCAGCAGGGCTACTCCCTCCAGAAGGTAGAGGCCCTATCCCACGGCCGGTGGAAGGTCCCGGCGGTCGGCTCCTACGAACGCGGCGACCGCATGATCAGCGTCCAGGCTCTCGCCGGGCTCGCCGCGTTCTACGGCGTCACCGTCCGCGACCTGCTGCCCGGCGGACGGCCCGGCCCGCTGCCACCGCGCACCGCCCGCCTCGTGCTCAACTTGCCCGCGCTGGCCCGCGTGCCCGGCGAGGACGCCGGGCCGCTGCGTCGCTGGGTCGCCGAGATCCAACGGGAACGCGGCGACTACGCCGGCCGCGTCCTCTCCATCCGCCACGACGACCTACGCACCCTCGCCACCCTCTACGACCGCACCCCCGACCAGCTGATCGACACACTCCGCCGGTGGAACGCCCTCGACCCCATGGGCGACGTCGGGAACCCCGCCGACACCGCCTGA
- a CDS encoding IS110 family transposase has product MDDVVHERCAGIDISKGDVKVCVRLPGAGRRRKSEVRTFSTMTRDLLVMRDWLLAERVTVVGMEATGSYWKPVFYLLEHDLECWLLNARHMKSVPGRKTDVLDSEWICRLVEHGLVRPSFVPPEPIRQLRDLTRYRTEIVRERTREAQRLEKLLEDAGVKLSLVVSDLLGVSARAMLEALIAGERDGQVLAELALGSMRRKRTILADALSGNFNEHHAFIARTMLDRIDACRATEARLDAQIDEQVRPFRRQLDLIETVPGASRRTAQVILAEIGADPARFPSAAALASWAGMCPGNNQSGATARNGPTRHGDPWLKAALGQVAVSAGRTKGTYLAARYRRIAARRGKKRALVAVGHSVLISVWHMLTTDLPYQDLGPDHFINRLDDRGKARTARRLVDQLGQLGYHVTLQPAPVPAPG; this is encoded by the coding sequence GTGGACGACGTGGTGCATGAGCGGTGCGCGGGCATCGACATCAGCAAGGGCGACGTGAAGGTCTGCGTCCGGCTGCCGGGGGCGGGCCGACGTAGGAAGAGCGAGGTCCGGACGTTCTCGACGATGACCCGGGATCTACTGGTGATGCGGGACTGGCTGCTCGCCGAACGGGTCACGGTGGTCGGGATGGAGGCGACCGGCTCCTACTGGAAGCCGGTGTTCTACCTGCTCGAACACGACCTGGAGTGCTGGCTGCTCAATGCCCGGCACATGAAGTCCGTCCCCGGGCGTAAGACCGACGTGCTGGACTCCGAGTGGATCTGCCGGCTCGTCGAGCACGGCCTGGTCCGTCCCTCGTTCGTGCCCCCGGAGCCGATCCGTCAGCTGCGGGACCTGACCCGCTATCGCACCGAGATCGTCCGGGAGCGGACCCGGGAAGCCCAGCGGCTCGAGAAGCTCCTTGAGGATGCCGGAGTCAAGCTGTCCCTGGTCGTCTCCGACCTGCTCGGGGTCTCCGCCCGCGCGATGCTCGAGGCGCTGATCGCCGGTGAACGCGACGGCCAGGTGCTGGCCGAGCTCGCGCTGGGCTCCATGCGCCGCAAGCGGACCATCCTCGCCGACGCGCTCAGTGGCAACTTCAACGAGCATCACGCGTTCATCGCCCGCACGATGCTCGACCGGATCGATGCCTGCCGCGCCACCGAGGCACGCCTCGATGCCCAGATCGACGAACAGGTCCGTCCCTTTCGCCGCCAGCTCGACCTGATCGAGACCGTGCCCGGCGCGAGCCGGCGCACCGCGCAGGTCATCCTCGCCGAGATCGGCGCCGACCCGGCCCGGTTCCCCTCGGCCGCCGCGCTGGCGTCCTGGGCAGGGATGTGCCCGGGCAACAACCAGTCCGGAGCCACCGCCCGCAACGGGCCGACCCGCCACGGCGACCCCTGGCTCAAGGCCGCCCTCGGCCAGGTCGCCGTCTCGGCCGGCCGCACGAAGGGGACCTACCTCGCGGCCCGTTACCGGCGGATCGCCGCCCGCCGCGGCAAGAAACGAGCACTGGTCGCTGTCGGCCACTCCGTTCTCATCTCCGTCTGGCACATGCTCACCACCGACCTGCCCTACCAGGACCTCGGCCCCGACCACTTCATCAACCGCCTCGACGACCGCGGCAAGGCCCGCACCGCCCGCCGACTCGTCGACCAGCTCGGCCAACTCGGCTACCACGTCACCCTCCAGCCCGCCCCCGTTCCGGCACCTGGGTGA
- a CDS encoding SAM-dependent methyltransferase, protein MTETDDSQTSDAGWDWTSSTEDAVRVDLQTDRPHSARMYDYYLGGKDNFPADREAAAQALAEFPHGRTTAQQNRAFMHRAIRYLVDEVGIRQFLDIGTSIPTSPNLHEVAQQVAPDARVVYADNDPIVLIHARALLTGTPAGRTAYLAADLRDVEAILTSAELRDTIDLTRPVAVSLVAILHFFPDADDPYGIVQRLLDALPSGSHVVISHVTGDYAPETWTQLIETYRSRGIPAQARGRGEIARFFEGLDLVEPGIQVAHRWRPDGAVPAGLTDAEVSVYGGVGQKK, encoded by the coding sequence GTGACGGAGACGGACGACTCACAAACCAGCGACGCCGGCTGGGACTGGACGAGCTCCACCGAGGATGCCGTGCGGGTGGATCTGCAGACCGATCGGCCGCACTCGGCCCGGATGTATGACTACTACCTGGGCGGTAAGGACAACTTCCCGGCCGACCGGGAGGCTGCGGCGCAGGCGCTGGCCGAGTTCCCGCACGGGCGGACGACCGCTCAGCAGAACCGGGCGTTCATGCACCGGGCGATCCGCTACCTCGTCGACGAGGTCGGCATCCGCCAGTTCCTCGACATCGGCACCAGCATTCCCACCAGCCCCAACCTGCACGAGGTCGCCCAGCAGGTCGCCCCGGACGCCCGGGTCGTGTACGCGGACAACGATCCGATCGTGCTCATCCATGCCCGTGCGCTGCTGACCGGCACGCCGGCTGGGCGCACTGCCTATCTGGCCGCGGACCTGCGTGACGTCGAGGCGATCCTCACGTCGGCCGAGCTGCGCGACACCATCGACCTGACCCGGCCGGTCGCGGTGTCGCTCGTCGCGATCCTGCACTTCTTCCCGGACGCCGACGACCCGTACGGCATCGTGCAGCGGCTGCTCGACGCGCTGCCGTCGGGCAGCCATGTGGTGATCAGCCATGTCACCGGCGACTACGCGCCCGAGACCTGGACCCAGTTGATCGAGACCTATCGCAGTCGGGGAATCCCCGCGCAGGCCCGCGGCCGCGGCGAGATTGCCCGGTTCTTCGAGGGTCTCGACCTGGTCGAGCCCGGGATACAGGTCGCGCACCGGTGGCGGCCCGACGGCGCCGTCCCGGCGGGTCTGACCGACGCTGAGGTCAGCGTCTACGGCGGCGTTGGCCAAAAGAAATGA